One region of Drosophila subobscura isolate 14011-0131.10 chromosome J, UCBerk_Dsub_1.0, whole genome shotgun sequence genomic DNA includes:
- the LOC117895450 gene encoding uncharacterized protein LOC117895450 isoform X2, translating to MSPWAHLRCPPIAEFMQDLTAVTCPPQSRGYYLHPFDCSKYLKCLNQQTVVESCPQSQVFSISQQRCVAKDQLAASYDRVEYLREAQHELSEGFNEGRQSHGKNLNVNLDVASCSPGATGLQAHPYDCSKFLNCANGQTFVQSCGPGTAWSTASSTCDFAHKVDCSGRSAAQSGATYRSGSTQPSTTPSTTVATFASDLLCPAGVDGLFVHPFDQTKFLNCKAGKVAVQGCQPGYVFSISMGQCQLKSQLVYSDYVTYIVSEISYEYSMILSACPGGTDGLHLYPYDAGKYVRCSAGKMSIVECGPQLAFSLSQKACRPRRQVTAGDRVKFWEELQVQTTYSYQDSQTLQSPLRACPRSLQGNFPYPFHAEHFVKCQNGLLQVESCPPGFVFSLSQRVCAARHLLSVHDYLDYVYLNISGQFSTDFMQDLTMITCPPRSQGYYLHPFDCTKYVICWDQQTAIESCKQGEVFSISQQLCVARDKVTAAYDRVEYLSETQHELSEEAEVEMPNGPGRGYPLPLDGGYQPQPSGVPLDGRYQPQPTAPALDEAYGQSQGRGFPQAGGYPPQTYPGSGYPAAEGYPTRSQATGPPFDGGAAYRPASAALMCPPQATGLFPNPFDAMGYLHCMEGHTLTRRCFSSDIFSISRGFCVPHEQVASWDRIPYNQHRSVEEAGYVRCPVGASGYFVYPFDCTKFLSCGPNGMVLTSCPAEQHFSVFHGLCQPKEQVKREDRLYTNTELSIIYEWTQQMKAEGAIPVCPVGISGSLPHPRIASKFFRCQPGQAGIYDCPSGQIFSISRRLCEPAAEVPSHDRCDYIVRGDGERETSSSSSSYGWRDQPNDNRQSKSYTTAGQDAWGNPYVARTTTTTRVIGDGNRWRDMNMQRPAGIGFQHSPQYHANQAQGWSGQGSSYDHRSPTQSVLYVEGSLQPNRNYPTSKTPLAPSTPLAPMAPSTPGQVVYAVPVQEPPAPAPLPSRHNYSPRVENSRWQPIPPKQKPNQSMPPLAPLAGQQPLDLDYTPDDRPTYNPYQPSGRELHSRAHLAGQQPIDLDYDPQEPQSYPRAPSRGLLPPKQDNDQLPSESHQIDTRFNPSAPRQSPQPTPSSQLPATPSDESNLYGGLLPPKPSPLTTTTKKPSMLHVYPIYPRIVNASVPQTSSGSGSQPHYSPSYAGIAHSRNASWAKGSSATTSTTTARPDDFSIEEDNDYEEDIDYEAIDRPRPYWLPETTTAARSGYAPPPFNHKFYSPPQSPASQAPATPQSVSQRSTTPDPVSQLAISEALKLMLRPYFNHSGNAQERQAKQAELALVSVISKPPTSTSTTTTTTTPNPIRLATTTPNPDDDAELIKAGEQESLDLTDDSDSDFADAGETAHTEQTLDPTTYRSQTDYQRSTRRAAIETTTINWHASGHSRDFHRRHPNLLEPHSLHQKHNHNHLPPHSPHQHRHHEHSPDFHRRHPEMPNPFANKETPSEWEAPEEPQQPQEENSWELLSNPNAESATPKIGVRSSFNDSCEFDCQNGNCVTLDSVCDGFNNCGNRKDESNCQHLGYEVRLTGGEKPHMGRISVKINGKWGYVCDDKFGLRDADVVCRELGYKLGAQEVRGSSFYAPEDQNFNYAMDEVECQGNETKLKDCDFKGWGVHNCGVDEVAGVACKVPVMKCPNNYWLCQTSKECLPPAFVCDHTADCADKSDESPAICQAPVEFRLEGGRSSNEGRLEVKYHGVWGSVCDDDFNLKAAQVACNSLGYYGPAKLENKIFGHGNGPIWLDQVMCLGNESSIDKCSHWNWGDHNCNHTEDVALHCSAGPPPRSASRLKALKQSGAEKSAALTYSDIGLWERSSRAMRSPRRCGIFKDDLSDEYAHSGERVIKGKTARRGRHPWQATIRTRGRGGISSHWCGAVVISKRHLLTAAHCLYGNAKDAYFVRVGDHYANIAESSEVDTFIEKWYTHEKFRDGTHMNNDIAVVVLKRPLKFSDYVQPICLPDKNAVLQANRNCTISGWGSIKSGVSTPAQVLRSAELPILPDATCKQSKVYGAAMSEGMFCAGSMDESVDACEGDSGGPLVCSDDDGETLYGLISWGQHCGYMNRPGVYVRVNHYIDWIYEKINESLLRF from the exons ATGTCCCCGTGGGCACATCTTCGATGCCCACCAATTG CTGAATTTATGCAGGATTTGACCGCGGTTACATGTCCTCCGCAGAGCAGGGGCTACTATCTGCATCCCTTCGACTGCAGCAAGTATCTCAAGTGCCTCAATCAGCAGACTGTCGTCGAAAGCTGCCCACAGTCGCAGGTGTTCAGCATCTCCCAGCAGCGTTGTGTGGCCAAGGATCAACTGGCAGCGAGCTACGATCGCGTGGAGTATCTACGTGAGGCGCAACATGAACTCAGTGAAGGTTTCAACGAGGGACGACAGTCGCATGGCAAGAATCTGAATGTAAACCTGGACGTTGCTTCATGTTCCCCGGGTGCCACTGGCCTGCAAGCCCATCCCTACGACTGCAGCAAGTTCCTGAACTGCGCCAATGGTCAGACCTTTGTGCAGAGCTGTGGCCCGGGAACTGCCTGgagcactgccagcagcacctGTGATTTTGCCCACAAAGTGGACTGCAGCGGCAGGAGTGCTGCTCAGAGTGGTGCAACATACCGCAGCGGTTCCACGCAGCCTTCCA CCACTCCTTCCACTACTGTGGCGACGTTTGCCAGCGATCTGCTGTGCCCTGCGGGCGTGGATGGACTCTTTGTCCACCCGTTCGATCAGACCAAGTTCCTCAATTGTAAGGCCGGCAAGGTGGCCGTGCAGGGCTGTCAGCCTGGCTATGTCTTCAGCATATCCATGGGTCAGTGCCAGCTCAAGTCTCAATTGGTTTACTCCGACTATGTGACGTACATCGTCTCGGAGATCAGCTACGAGTATT CAATGATTCTATCCGCTTGTCCCGGAGGCACCGATGGCCTCCATCTCTATCCCTACGATGCTGGCAAATATGTTCGCTGCTCCGCTGGCAAGATGTCCATCGTCGAGTGTGGCCCACAGTTGGCCTTCAGTCTGTCGCAAAAGGCCTGCCGTCCGCGGCGTCAAGTAACTGCTGGAGATCGCGTCAAGTTctgggaggagctgcaggtTCAGACCACGTACAGCTATCAGGACAGTCAGACGTTGCAATCTCCACTCAGAGCGTGTCCCCGCAGTCTTCAAGGCAACTTCCCCTATCCCTTCCATGCGGAACACTTTGTCAAGTGTCAAAATGGACTGCTCCAAGTGGAGTCTTGTCCTCCCGGCTTCGTCTTCAGTCTCTCCCAGCGGGTGTGTGCGGCTCGTCATCTGCTCTCTGTTCATGATTATCTGGATTACGTTTACCTGAACATTTCTGGACAGTTTTCGA CTGACTTTATGCAGGATCTCACCATGATCACGTGTCCTCCCCGTAGCCAGGGCTATTATCTGCATCCCTTTGACTGCACCAAGTATGTCATCTGCTGGGATCAGCAGACGGCCATCGAGAGCTGCAAGCAGGGCGAAGTGTTTAGCATCTCGCAGCAGCTGTGCGTGGCCAGGGATAAGGTGACGGCGGCCTACGATCGCGTGGAGTATCTGAGCGAGACGCAGCACGAGCTGAGCGAAGAGGCGGAAGTGGAGATGCCAAACGGGCCGGGCAGGGGCTACCCTCTCCCACTTGATGGTGGTTATCAGCCGCAACCCTCAGGAGTGCCACTAGATGGCAGATATCAGCCACAACCTACCGCACCTGCACTCGATGAAGCCTACGGACAATCGCAGGGCAGAGGCTTCCCACAGGCCGGTGGTTACCCGCCACAAACATATCCTGGAAGCGGCTACCCAGCTGCCGAAGGATACCCGACACGTTCACAAGCAACTGGACCGCCCTTTGACGGAGGAGCCGCCTATCGGCCCGCGTCCGCTGCCTTGATGTGTCCACCCCAAGCCACTGGCCTCTTCCCCAATCCCTTCGATGCCATGGGCTATCTGCACTGCATGGAGGGACACACGCTGACACGGAGATGCTTCAGCAGCGATATCTTTAGCATTTCCCGCGGCTTTTGTGTGCCTCACGAGCAGGTGGCCAGCTGGGATCGCATACCCTACAACCAGCACAGATCCGTGGAGGAGGCTGGCT ATGTGCGATGTCCTGTGGGTGCCAGTGGCTACTTTGTGTATCCTTTCGACTGCACAAAGTTCCTGAGTTGCGGCCCGAATGGCATGGTGCTGACCAGCTGTCCGGCAGAGCAACATTTCAGTGTCTTCCACGGGCTGTGCCAGCCCAAGGAGCAGGTGAAGCGCGAGGATCGACTCTACACGAACACTGAGCTGTCGATCATCTACGAGTGGACGCAGCAAATGAAAGCCGAGGGCGCCATACCCGTCTGCCCCGTGGGCATCAGTGGCTCGCTGCCACATCCGCGGATTGCCAGCAAGTTCTTCCGCTGCCAGCCGGGGCAGGCCGGGATCTACGACTGTCCGAGTGGACAGATTTTCAGCATTTCCCGTCGCTTGTGCGAGCCAGCTGCCGAGGTGCCCAGCCACGATCGCTGTGACTATATCGTCAGGGGTGATGGCGAAAGGGAaacgtcctcctcctcctcctcttatGGGTGGCGGGATCAGCCGAATG ACAATCGACAGTCCAAGTCTTACACGACAGCTGGGCAGGATGCGTGGGGAAATCCTTATGTGGCGAGGACAACGACCACAACGAGAGTCATTGGCGATGGCAATCGCTGGAGGGACATGAATATGCAGCGTCCTGCGGGCATTGGCTTCCAGCACAGTCCTCAGTATCATGCGAATCAAGCGCAGGGCTGGTCCGGCCAGGGCAGCTCCTACGATCATCGTTCACCCACTCAGAGTGTGCTCTATGTGGAGGGATCGCTACAGCCCAACCGTAATTATCCTACATCTAAGACTCCACTGGCGCCCAGCACGCCTCTGGCACCCATGGCGCCCAGCACCCCTGGCCAGGTGGTCTACGCCGTGCCCGTTCAGgaacctcctgctcctgcacccCTTCCGTCGCGCCACAACTACAGCCCCAGAGTGGAGAACAGCAGATGGCAGCCCATTCCCccaaagcaaaaacccaaCCAATCAATGCCTCCACTTGCTCCACTCGCTGGACAACAGCCCCTAGACCTTGACTACACGCCGGACGATCGCCCGACCTACAATCCGTACCAGCCTAGTGGCAGGGAACTCCATTCCAGGGCACACTTAGCAGGACAACAACCAATCGACTTGGACTACGATCCCCAAGAGCCACAGAGCTATCCGCGTGCACCCAGTCGGGGTTTGCTGCCACCCAAACAGGACAACGATCAGCTGCCAAGCGAATCGCATCAGATAGACACACGTTTCAATCCAAGTGCCCCACGGCAGAGCCCTCAACCCACTCCCAGCAGCCAACTTCCGGCAACTCCTTCCGATGAATCGAATCTCTATGGTGGCTTGCTGCCGCCCAAACCCAGTCCGCTGACCACAACAACGAAGAAACCCTCCATGCTGCACGTGTATCCCATTTATCCGCGCATTGTTAATGCCTCCGTGCCTCAGactagcagtggcagtggcagtcagcCGCATTATAGTCCCTCCTATGCGGGCATTGCCCATTCGCGTAATGCCTCCTGGGCCAAGGGGTCCTCAGCGACAACCAGCACGACGACAGCACGACCTGACGATTTCAGCATTGAAGAGGATAACGATTATGAAGAGGACATTGATTATGAGGCAATCGATCGACCAAGGCCTTATTGGCTACCAGAGACGACCACAGCCGCGAGAAGTGGCTATGCGCCGCCTCCCTTTAACCACAAGTTTTACAGTCCCCCCCAGAGTCCTGCCTCCCAGGCACCCGCAACGCCTCAATCAGTCTCCCAGCGTTCCACAACGCCTGATCCTGTGTCCCAGCTGGCCATTAGTGAGGCGCTTAAGCTGATGCTGCGTCCCTACTTCAATCACAGTGGCAATGCTCAGGAGCGCCAGGCAAAGCAGGCGGAATTGGCTTTAGTTTCTGTGATAAGCAAACCCCCAACGAGTACTAGCaccacgacaacgacgacaactcCAAACCCTATTAGATTAGCGACAACAACACCCAATCCGGACGATGACGCTGAACTGATTAAAGCCGGGGAACAGGAGAGCTTGGACCTAACTgacgactctgactctgattTTGCAGATGCTGGGGAAACGGCCCATACCGAGCAGACCTTAGATCCCACCACGTACCGATCACAGACCGACTACCAACGGAGCACACGCCGTGCGGCAATCGAGACAACGACAATCAATTGGCACGCGTCCGGTCACAGTCGTGACTTTCACAGACGTCATCCAAATCTACTCGAACCGCACTCGCTGCACCAaaaacacaaccacaaccatCTGCCCCCTCACTCCCCACATCAACACAGACACCACGAGCATAGTCCCGACTTTCATCGTCGTCACCCAGAGATGCCCAATCCTTTTGCCAATAAAGAAACTCCAAGCGAATGGGAAGCGCCCGaagagccgcagcagccgcaggaggaGAACAGCTGGGAGCTGCTGTCCAATCCGAATGCCGAGTCAGCCACACCCAAGATCGGCGTGCGAAGCTCCTTCAATGACAGCTGCGAGTTCGATTGTCAGAATGGAAACTGCGTGACGCTGGACTCGGTCTGCGATGGCTTCAATAACTGCGGCAATCGCAAGGATGAGAGCAACTGCCAGCACTTGGGCTACGAGGTGCGTCTGACCGGCGGCGAGAAGCCGCACATGGGTCGCATATCTGTCAAAA TCAATGGCAAGTGGGGCTATGTCTGCGACGACAAATTCGGCTTGCGGGATGCCGATGTGGTGTGCCGCGAGCTGGGCTACAAATTGGGCGCCCAAGAGGTgcgtggcagctccttttaTGCTCCAGAAGATCAAAACTTCAACTATGCCATGGACGAGGTGGAGTGCCAGGGCAACGAGACGAAGCTCAAGGATTGCGACTTCAAGGGCTGGGGCGTACACAACTGCGGCGTCGATGAGGTGGCCGGCGTGGCCTGCAAGGTGCCCGTGATGAAGTGCCCGAACAACTATTGGCTCTGTCAGACCTCCAAGGAATGCTTACCGCCTGCTTTCGTCTGCGATCACACAGCGGACTGTGCGGATAAGTCGGATGAAAGTCCAGCCATCTGTCAG GCTCCTGTAGAGTTTCGCTTGGAGGGTGGACGCAGCTCGAATGAGGGACGACTGGAGGTCAAATATCATGGCGTGTGGGGCAGCGTGTGCGATGATGACTTTAACTTGAAGGCCGCCCAAGTGGCATGCAATTCCCTCGGCTACTATGGACCAGCG AAACTGGAGAATAAAATCTTTGGCCATGGCAACGGACCCATTTGGCTGGATCAGGTCATGTGCCTGGGCAATGAGAGCAGCATCGACAAGTGCAGCCACTGGAACTGGGGCGATCACAACTGCAATCACACCGAGGATGTGGCGCTGCATTGCTCGGCCGGACCGCCGCCGCGTTCTGCCAGTCGCCTCAAGGCGCTGAAGCAGTCGGGGGCAGAGAAGAGCGCCGCCCTCACCTACTCCGACATTGGGCTGTGGGAGCGTTCCAGCCGTGCCATGCGCTCGCCTCGTCGCTGCGGCATCTTCAAGGACGATCTGTCGGATGAGTATGCCCACAGCGGGGAGCGTGTGATCAAAGGGAAGACAGCGCGTCGCGGTCGTCATCCCTGGCAGGCCACCATTCGCACACGCGGACGTGGCGGCATCTCCAGTCACTGGTGCGGCGCTGTGGTGATCTCCAAGCGTCATCTACTCACCGCCGCCCACTGTCTCTATGGCAATGCGAAGGATGCGTACTTTGTGCGCGTGGGAGATCATTATGCGAACATTGCCGAGTCCTCCGAGGTGGACACCTTCATTGAGAAGTGGTACACCCATGAGAAATTCCGCGACGGCACACACATGAACAACGACATTGCTGTGGTGGTGCTCAAGCGGCCCCTCAAGTTCAGCGATTATGTTCAGCCCATCTGTCTGCCGGACAAGAATGCGGTGCTCCAAGCCAATCGAAACTGCACCATTTCCGGCTGGGGTTCCATAAAATCGGGTGTGTCCA CTCCTGCTCAGGTGCTAAGATCTGCGGAGCTGCCCATACTGCCGGATGCAACCTGCAAGCAATCGAAAGTGTATGGCGCCGCCATGTCCGAAG GCATGTTCTGTGCTGGTTCCATGGATGAGAGCGTAGATGCCTGCGAGGGCGACTCTGGCGGTCCGCTTGTTTGCTCTGATGATG ATGGCGAAACCCTGTATGGCTTGATATCGTGGGGACAGCACTGTGGCTACATGAACCGACCGGGTGTCTATGTGCGCGTGAATCATTACATCGATTGGATCTACGAGAAGATCAATGAGAGCTTGTTGCGCTTCTAA